A genomic stretch from Sphingobacterium sp. ML3W includes:
- a CDS encoding thioredoxin fold domain-containing protein, protein MKKLLLTSLAFVQSVILLAQEHIQFQKLTFSEAKELAKKENKLIFLDGFTSWCAPCKWMEGNVFSQPEVAEYFNSKFINTKFDCEVGEGVDIAKKYQIKSFPTYLFLDGQGTLIYRTQSRMEADLFLKQAQQANDPNYQIPNLRRQYDQGTRESNFLLRYIKVMEQTDNKATDNAKKALDSVASDEFLRSPNGWETIKMMAQRLDDRYGKFFESNKAYFKSIALATEFENKEIQLLRYAMYGYIRDNKADEFRKGLAYFEQSNKPEHKIEAAMYQVEWVAAHGTENEFVSLTDNLRKGLLKDEDEKLSFIARRNANAKGDVAKPAILKQCYILAKQAAELNPSSYSNQGTLADICIALKKKKEAIKAAEAARGLAELETSKIIKLADALLERAKAL, encoded by the coding sequence ATGAAGAAACTACTATTGACATCGCTGGCCTTTGTACAGTCTGTAATATTGCTGGCACAAGAACATATACAATTCCAAAAGCTAACTTTTAGCGAGGCGAAGGAATTGGCAAAAAAAGAAAATAAACTGATCTTTTTAGATGGTTTTACCTCTTGGTGCGCACCCTGTAAATGGATGGAAGGCAATGTGTTTTCACAGCCCGAAGTTGCGGAATACTTTAATTCGAAATTTATTAATACCAAGTTCGATTGTGAGGTAGGTGAGGGAGTGGACATTGCAAAAAAATATCAGATAAAAAGCTTTCCTACCTATTTGTTTCTGGACGGACAGGGGACATTGATCTATAGAACACAGTCCCGTATGGAGGCTGATCTTTTCCTAAAGCAGGCGCAACAAGCGAATGATCCTAATTATCAGATTCCGAATCTACGCAGGCAGTATGATCAGGGAACTCGTGAATCTAACTTTCTATTGCGCTACATAAAAGTTATGGAACAAACGGACAATAAGGCTACAGATAATGCTAAAAAAGCGTTGGACAGTGTTGCCTCTGATGAGTTCTTGCGAAGTCCAAATGGTTGGGAAACGATTAAAATGATGGCACAGCGTCTAGATGACCGTTACGGTAAATTTTTCGAATCAAACAAGGCGTATTTTAAAAGCATAGCCTTGGCAACAGAATTTGAAAATAAGGAAATACAGCTCTTGAGGTATGCGATGTATGGTTACATCCGTGATAACAAAGCCGACGAATTTAGAAAGGGGCTGGCCTATTTTGAACAGTCAAATAAACCGGAGCACAAGATTGAGGCCGCAATGTATCAGGTTGAATGGGTCGCAGCTCATGGTACAGAAAATGAGTTTGTTTCGTTGACTGACAACTTGCGGAAAGGGCTCCTAAAAGACGAGGATGAGAAGCTTAGTTTTATCGCCCGACGTAATGCCAATGCAAAAGGAGATGTCGCTAAACCTGCTATCCTTAAACAATGTTATATCTTGGCAAAACAGGCGGCAGAGTTGAATCCATCGAGCTATTCCAATCAGGGTACCTTGGCAGATATCTGCATTGCATTGAAGAAAAAGAAAGAAGCGATCAAAGCGGCAGAAGCCGCGAGAGGTTTAGCCGAGCTGGAAACTTCAAAAATCATTAAACTGGCAGATGCGCTATTGGAGCGTGCCAAAGCACTTTAA
- a CDS encoding TlpA disulfide reductase family protein → MYKQFKGPAFEILGISLDKPGKKDNWTKAIEQDGLKWPQVSDLNGWQNNAAQLYGIQAIPQNYLISPEGKIVGINLKGEQLADKLRELTR, encoded by the coding sequence ATCTATAAGCAATTTAAAGGACCTGCTTTTGAGATTTTGGGGATCTCACTTGATAAACCAGGAAAGAAAGATAATTGGACAAAAGCCATCGAACAAGATGGTTTGAAATGGCCACAGGTATCCGATCTAAATGGTTGGCAAAATAATGCTGCCCAGCTATATGGTATTCAGGCTATTCCGCAAAATTATCTAATATCCCCTGAGGGTAAGATTGTCGGCATTAATTTAAAAGGTGAGCAACTAGCTGATAAACTTAGAGAATTAACTAGATAA
- a CDS encoding NADPH-dependent FMN reductase — MKVFAFAGSNSSTSINKQLVKFVLKSFSDHEINLIDLNDYNMPVFSVDLEKNGFPEEAHRFLDNITESDIIICSLAENNRSYSVAFKNVFDWASRINVKVFQDKPMLLMTTSPGGYGGGNVMAEAQKFFPQFGAIIKESFSLPKFYENFDLNNGVINPEHLSTLNERIDNFKKQLF; from the coding sequence ATGAAAGTATTTGCATTTGCTGGAAGCAATTCTTCCACCTCAATCAATAAACAATTAGTCAAGTTTGTTCTGAAAAGTTTTAGTGACCATGAAATAAACTTGATTGATCTCAACGATTATAATATGCCTGTTTTTTCTGTCGACCTGGAAAAAAATGGTTTTCCAGAGGAAGCTCATCGTTTTCTGGATAATATTACCGAAAGCGATATCATTATCTGTTCATTGGCGGAGAATAATCGTTCGTATAGTGTTGCCTTTAAAAACGTTTTCGATTGGGCTTCCCGGATAAACGTAAAGGTATTTCAAGACAAACCCATGTTGTTAATGACTACCTCTCCTGGTGGCTATGGTGGTGGGAATGTAATGGCCGAGGCTCAAAAATTCTTCCCGCAATTTGGCGCTATAATCAAAGAAAGCTTTTCACTGCCAAAATTCTATGAAAATTTTGACCTGAACAATGGTGTCATTAACCCCGAGCATCTCAGCACACTCAACGAAAGAATAGACAACTTTAAGAAACAACTATTCTAA
- a CDS encoding GNAT family protein: MNEFPRLETERLILDKITEEDIPQIVIYLQDKIFSDYTSNIPYPYRKEDAEFWLKLSAEAFKNRKGFTFAIRDKTRKFLGAIGLHDEGSDKAELGYWIGIPNWNNGYVTEAAKAIIDYGFRELNFNKIYATYFPHNPASGKVMDKIGMKKEALLKQHLKKNGKYYDIPMYSIFKENRR; this comes from the coding sequence ATGAATGAATTTCCTAGATTAGAAACAGAAAGACTTATTCTCGACAAAATAACTGAGGAAGATATTCCGCAGATAGTAATTTACCTTCAGGACAAGATCTTTTCTGATTATACGTCAAATATTCCATACCCCTATCGGAAGGAAGATGCTGAGTTTTGGCTTAAACTATCGGCCGAGGCCTTTAAAAATCGAAAGGGTTTTACATTTGCAATTCGGGATAAAACAAGGAAATTTCTTGGGGCTATAGGTCTTCACGATGAAGGTTCGGATAAAGCGGAGTTAGGCTATTGGATAGGCATTCCAAACTGGAATAATGGCTATGTCACTGAAGCGGCAAAAGCTATTATCGATTATGGGTTCAGAGAATTGAATTTCAATAAGATCTATGCCACTTATTTTCCTCACAATCCAGCTTCAGGGAAAGTCATGGATAAAATAGGTATGAAAAAAGAGGCCCTACTGAAACAACATCTGAAGAAAAATGGAAAATATTATGATATCCCAATGTATTCTATTTTTAAAGAAAATAGGAGATAA